The genomic stretch TTGCTCATAGGTGAGGACTCTTATCAAAGGAACAAATAATTGGTCTTTCATTCTTCAAGAAAGTTATATTTCAAAAGAAAAAATATATGAAAATATGTCATAGAACATTGCTAACTGTGATTCCCCATGTGTCTTAGCATTTTAGGTGGAATGGTGAATCTTGAAGCGAAAGTACCAAACGGTACGAGCACTTTCTGGCCCTATAGCTTGAGTTGAAGCCTGGGATGAAGGTCGTTTTTCTTATGAAGATCAAATAACCCATGGTAGAATGATTTTCCTTTTTAAGCTGCTCTTGCTGCAGCTATATAACTTGATAATGGAGCATACAACATCGTGATGTTTGTTTAATTGTTTTGCTGTAGGTTTTGGATGTCAAGTGTGGAATAGGCAGACCATTAAGAGAAATTCCAAGATTTAGGTTTAATTCCCGTTTCGCGCTTTCACCTCTCTTCATATCTGTGAATACTGATGTGTTCGGGTTTAGACTTTCTCATATGCATGATTAATGCAACTGAAGTGATTCATGTTTTTCTTACTTTGAACTGAAAACCTGTGGGGGCATGATTTTGAGGAGGCGATCCCGGTATTATTCatctttcaattttttttatcaTGATCTGTCTCTTTGAAAAAGTTGAAAACCTAATATGATGGTTTACAGAGCACCAATAAGTTAGAGAAGTTCGACCTCAACCTTTCCAGGAATtaatctattttggaacggaggtaCTAAACAATACTAATACTTGTCTCTTCTGTTTGTAACCTAAAGAAGATGTATAATTGTGTCTGTAAGTTAGATAAGGACTATTGGCTTTGTGATATTTCGTTATCTGATGTTTGTAACCTAAAAAAGATATATAACTGATCAAGCAACTGTTTTTTGGTGATGAGGTCGCCACCAAGAACGGGTAACATGGAGGCGTGCCTTAGCCTGGAGCCCAGCAAGAAGATCATCGGGAGCTTCGGGACATTTGAGACGGCCGTTCTCCATGTGGCCAACGCCAGCCAGCTGCAGGCATTGCGCCGGCCTCGGCAGGAGTCGGTCAAGCCCAATGTGAGTTACCAATCTTCTTACATTAGAGTGTCGTAATTGATTTACTTATTATCATAGCAATATGCTTGGATGGTAGTAATTCATGACGGGATTAACAGTACCCCATCACAGAAACTTCTACATTCAGTTAGAAGGACTACTTATGTCTACTTAAACGTGTTCCTTATCCCGACTTTCATATACACGCATAGTATGAACCGTAGTCCTGCTAACTGCTAGCTTTCTTTGTTCATATCTGATTCTGTGGTGTTAATCCACTCCTACGTTGCAAACTCAGTTTGATTATACATGGAGTGTGTTATATACTTTGATGATATTTTCAGATTTTAAATATATGACAAGCACAATCCCTGATACTAATGCTTACTCTGTTTATTTTGGATGTTCAAGTGTAGCATCTATTGACCAATGCAAGCTCCATCAGGATGTGCGTAGTGTCCATAAGTTCCCTTTTGGCCAGTACATGGAGAAAAAAAACATGGAATGTACAACAATCCTACATGAAACATTCTGAACGAAGTCTTATTGAGCTACCCCTAGAAATTTTTGCAGCTTCTGTGAACTCTTGTTTTATGTTCTATAGGGCCAACTTGCATTTTCACGTCAAGCATGGCTGATTATCAGAGGGCAAGGAAAGATGGAGTAGCAGAAGCATTGCTTACGATGAGTTCATCGGGTCAATAGTGCACATTAACAAGCATTGCCTGTTGTCCGCCTTCGCCTACTTTGACGAGGACGATAGCGGGTACATCACCGTTGACCGCTGGAAGAGGTGTGCTGGGAGTACAACACAAGCTGACCGGCATCGCGACATCGCCAGGGAGGTCGGCAATGACAACATGCGTATGTTTATTCACTGCAGTCACCATCTCAAATTAATTAATTAGTTTCAATTAACTCTGTTGAATAGTCTGTACTATTACGCTAATTACTACAAATCTGAAATGCAAATTGACCATGTCTCATTTGATTAGGATGTTCAAATTGACTATGGAGAGTATATGACAACTCATGCAGGTTCGTAATGACTTGAAGAAAGCATATGAGAAGCGAGTATAGGAGCTTTAATATTAGAGCAACAGGGGAGGAGCAAATGATTGAAGGGCTATCAGCCGTGTAAAAGAAAGCTGAGGATAACGTCGGTGGAAAACTATATTTGGTTGACATAATAACACTAGCAAAGGTGAATAACAATGTAACATTATCTTTTCATTAGTTGATCCATTCAACTTTTGTTTGATATGACTGGCATGATATTTGGATAGGAAAGTTATTTGTTAACTTCGTATCATTTTTATGTGCAAGCTAATAATTATGCACTGTGCATTTGCCTGCAATTTCCTAGAAGTTTTCCATACTTTTCGAAGAAAATGTTTTGTGAAGTATAGGCTTTCTCCCTGTTGTACATTACCACGCACAGGCTTTCTCCCTGTTGCATATGCCTTTATAATAACTTGAGCTATCCATACTTGGATTAGCAACTAAATCTTAGATAATATGAAACTTGTTCTCACATGTCCATTTTCCATAATTCTTAGATGTCCATTCTAGATATTGAGCCTAGAAGCATGCACTTCATGTACAGAATATCTAAGATTTATAGCATTCACTCATATCTCTGACCACAAGATACAATCACTGACTATATAGTACAATAAGATTTGATCTCTGAATAAAACCTCACCAAAGAATCTTCATACAGAAGTATAGACGTTGATGCAAATGTATGGAGCAGGGTAACCAACAGATCCACACATTTGGTCAGTGATGAATCAGTGCAACCTATTGGTACATGAGTTATTTCTCTTTCTTTCTCTAAACTACTCTTTCTCTTTCACAATTGCAGTTCAGCACCTTCTATGAACTGCACCTTATATCATGTCTGATTGATAATTCCTTGTAGTGGGAGGGGAGGATTTTCGATCTGAGTATGTCAGAGAGGAGGAGCAAGACAGAATTAATAAGGCAATAATTGTTTCCCTTTTAGTTTGGATCTCTGTTGCTTCATGATGATATTATCTAACTGATGAAAAGGGAACGTTGTACGTGACTGATGAAAGAGTTGTTTCGCCTCACCAGGCAAGAAACTTTTGACCATCCCTGCAATGTATTTTCATAGTgcccttgtataagtaaatggaaaGAATTCTGAATGATGAAGAGTGTCTTATTGCATTAGTTTTGTTATATCTGCAGAGTGCGCACATGACTTTCTTCCCTGCCTTTACTTACTAATGAAAAATAAACAGCAATGCATGTTATCTTTACTAAATAATAACACTAAGTAGGAATTCAGAATAATAACATATTAATAACAACGGGTAGGAATTCTGAATAAAAATAGTGCATGAGAAATATGGCATGCACCTTAACATAGAAATGTCCTTTTCAATTGCTCGGATGTTAATGTTGCAAATGTTCTTTTCTTGTTCTCTTAATAATGGTTTCAGACAGAGAGTTGCGCCCATGTTGTATGCCAACATTGGTCCTTAGATTAGTCAATTTTTGTTGCAGCATATGTTCTCTATAGATTTTTTTAGAATGTCTATGAAGTTTCATCTGCAAGCTTTTGATCCAAATGGCTACATCCTTATAAGGCTATTTCTTGTTTGTAAGATGAATAGTCTATGTCAAGACTCAAGACTCAAGAGAAGCAAGAGTGCATAGCAGTAGCAGTTGTTCAACCAAGGTAATCACTTGAACCGAATATTTCTAAATTATAATTAAAAGAGGATGGGTTCTTAAAAATCTAACATATTCCTTTTGATTCTTGATCTTGTTTCATATATAGCTTAGACGTAGCATGTCATGTATGAATTTATTTCCACTGGGTGGAAGCATTTTATGCTCTTACCTTTCTTATGCTTTTAAGACTTTTCATTTTGGCTTTATTAGTCAGGACGTGCATTGCATGTACACGATTAACAAGTACAAAATGCCAAACCGGTAAAAGCGCACTTTATTATCAATTCAGTCCAAATGGTTTGTGCAACATTTGCATGTAAGAGTAGATTTGCATGTGTTCTTATTTTTTTATGGCTAATTAGCTAAACACAGTTGCTACATAATGGTTCCACTTGCTGACAACGGTGAGGTGCAATGGAGATTGCCCTAAGATACACAAATATATTGCTGAATTTAGCAAAGTTGTCTCGAGCTAACTCTTCTAACTTCTACAATAGCCAATATACATGGCATGTTGTTCTCCAGACAGAGGTCAATTCATTTTTTACTATCATTGTCTATTGCTTCCGAGATAAGCACATGCTGACTTTTATATTATCTTTCTAGATGTATCTTGTGTTACAAGTTGTTAGATCATTGTTGATGCTGCTACATCACTCTGACTTTTGAAGATGCTCTTATCCCTTTTGTTTCAACATGTCTTCTTTGCTTTCAATTAATCTTGTGTGAATTCAAAGCCGACAGAAAGTGCCATTTTTTTTGTTCTAGCATGTCTTctttatactccctctgtaaaaggcttttatatttctttacggaggaaGTATTTGTAAAAGGCACATTACATATTTTTTAAATTTGACTTGACTAACTGAGCTTGCATAATTCAGTTCATCATAGATTATCCAACGTGACGTAGTAAAAGGCACATTACATATTTTTAAATTTGACGTGACTAACTGAGCTTGCATAATTCAGTTCATCATTGATTATCAAATGTGACATAGACAATAGAATATAGATGGCTTAGAAGGGTTCTATGAGCATAGATGGCTTAGAAGGGTTCTATGAGCAAGGATTTTCTTTGGGCGGagacgtgcattgcacgtgcaaACTTACTAGTAAGTTCTAATTTACTAGTAAGTTCTAATTTACTAGTAAGTTCTAATTCAACTCACTGTTGTTATCAGTAGTACCATTAATTACCTAGAGTGCGTACTGCTGGAAACTGAaaaatactactccctctgttcacttttataaggcTGCTCCCAATGGACAGGTACTTAGATGGGGTGCTAAGCATATTAAATAGCTTAGCAACAAACTTCCCTATGCATAGGTGATTAGTTTTTTGTAGCTAAGCTCCCTTCATTTAATGATTTAGCTACTAAACACTCTCATGCATTGGTGAGTTTGCTTCATTTAAATATTTTGCCTAGGTTCGCGCGTTTGGCATTGATTCTTTTCGGGGTTACTACACCCGTCTCTCTCCTCTTAATTGTCTTGCCACATCAGATTTTTCATCTACATGGCATGCTTAGCACCCGTAcaaggtggagcattgggaggggcctaagaccttgaagacatttcagacaatatGCAAAACAGCTCATTTtgagttgtctgaaacgacttacaaaacaTCTCTCTCCTCTTAATTGCCTTGCCACATCAGATTTTTCGTCTACATGGCATGCTTAGCACCCGTACAAGGTGAAGCATTGGGAGGGACCTAAGActttgaagacatttcagacaatatGCAAAACAGCTCATTTTGAGTTGTCTGGAACGACTTACAAAAGTAAATGAAGGGAGTAGTAACTGTCTAGGGGAGAAGAATAGTGCCCCATGGCGAGCAAGCCCAAAATGCGACTCAAATTGCCACTTCCATCTAGATCTTGTCAGCGAATTTCACTACTACTACATGTTGGAAATATGTACAATTTACTAAATGATTTTATTAATAGAAAtattagataaagcatgactaatataacATGGATAAAAGTAGTCATGCgatctgacagagagaaggtaaataacATCTTCATATATGAACTGCAACCAAACATGTCTAAAGCAGATAATAGAACAGGTTGCATAGATAGCGTAGAACCTAACATATGTAGGACAAACATTAGAGCAAAGAACTGCTAGAGAATTTGTAACAGAAAGAgcaagaacacgtacgggacaacagcagcagtagcactggacttggggtcggtgtcgtCGCCAGCCATGTCGTCGAGAAGGTCGTcaacgtcggggaagaagtcgtcggagtccggggcgtccgtgacgaagaagtcagtagtcgcgctgagcgctccccaaaaaccttatcacccttctcccgtacaggactcaaaaggtgcgatttcggaggcctactgtcccgacccgcggtgcacgccgcaagtagggatggggaagaacgtagcagcagcgcagtgctcaggaacttgtggcgagaggaagaaaaggttctggtgcgtctttctgggaggagcgaccttccttttataggcgcaagagaaggaggcgagagggcaGCGATGGGAGGTGAAACGAAGAGACAGAGATGAAGCGAACAGCCAACAGCCGAAGGGCTGCACCGTTCGCATTCAAACTTCACTTTCGCAAAAATCTTTTCAGTTTTcgtgtgacctttcgtatacccgtagtgcgtggcaaaaatttagacatcggctcggctcattcccacAACCCAAGGCGTGGCGTGGCGGGCGGCAggggaggagcgcgcgtggatgtccctcttgttctcatactcatactagtggggaaagaactaaactagcaatgtgggactaaactttaatTCCACCTCCTGCCTTGTACGAATGGGCTGCGTGGGCTTTTAGAATTTATTAAGAATTTCTAaaactgctattgggctaggccTAAAGTAGACAAAATTCCAACACTACAGCCCCTAAAGCAACAAAGAAATTTGTTACCTCCTAGGAGCCATGTGAAGCTTAATGTAGACGCCCCATTCGATCAAGATTTCCTGGAGGGGAATACCTATTATATGGGTTGAGAAGATGAACTTTATTAATGCAAGTAATTGGAGAATTGATATGGGCCCTGATGTTTATTTTTGTTGAAGCTATAGCTCTGCGGTATGGACTTTCTCTTGCACAGACAATTGGTTTCAACAAGATCATAGTGAACTTGGACAATCTGCAGGTTATCAATACAATGAACGAGGGAGGCCGATCACTGCACCCCGTGGCTGCATTTTTTTGGTGATTGCTATCAATGGCGTGCAAATCCTATTTTACTTCATTTGTGCACTGTCCTAGGGAAGCTAATATTGTTGCACATGGATTAGCTAAGTTGGCTAAAGGCCCTTCTTGTAACAGTTTCCTTGATAAGTCTCCTGGGGAGCTCATCCCTCTCTTGCTAAATGATGTAGCATTGATCACAAGGTTATAAATATAGAGACATGTTATCAAAAATTATAATCGTACACAGTCTCGTTAAAAAACCCGCAAAGGGTGCCTGTATGAGCTGTATATTCAGGATAGTCTGGTCGAAGGAGGAATAAAATGTAAAGTAGTTAATTAACAAACCAACTCAACAAATCTCTTGTGGGCTTAATTAGTAGATCAGACGACCTTCGTGCACCTTACCAGACGGCCTCCGGCTAGTATGATAGATGCAAAGTATCTATAGTCCGATGCCTAGAATTGTCCAATGCGGCATGGACAGACGATGCACATTGACGTCCTTCTAATCCCTCCTATGTCAAAGGATCTCATTCCGTATCATAGGGGTTTCCATTTTGTTGTATTCCGACAGTGTAATTAATACATAAACTTTACGATCACAAGCATTACAAATTGCCCGAAACCAATTTTGTTTACATAAATAGTGTCTACAGTATTCTTCGGGCCATTGTTACTGTTGGGCTTCAGGCTCTTTCTTCTCTAGGTAACTGCAAAATCCAAGGCCAAACATCTATATTATCACTCTATTGTTGCATTAATTAAGTGCCATGTTAGCATTTGGCAATTATGCAACAAACAAGAAAACGATATAACCATGTTTATGATCTTTTGGTGGATACTGTGGTATAGTAATATGGCAAGAAAAAGTTCACATAAGAAGACTTACCCTTGAGCCCTAGCATAGCGAGATAACTGGTAGAGTTGAACGCTTTCGTTGGAGGCGTGGGTTGCCATAAGAAAATAGTTCCGGGGCCGTACCACCCATGCGAACCTCATAAATAGGCCAGAATACACACACATGACTGCACAACACAATAGTAGTCACTAAAGATAGTTGAAGATGTATTGATCATCAAACTATATCTAGAATCTGTGACTTGTCAGACAAATAACCTGCAGTCATATGGCCGGATATCAATTCAGGTGGCTTGTTCATGTCAGCCATACCCTAGAGATGAAATAACAACCGAGGGATTATTAAGTTACAGTGTCAAAGAATTTAATGACAGGCGAACTTGAAAAGATTATTCATTTACACCGTTTCATGAACTTCCTAGAAAGAGATCATGCTTCAAAATCCGATAATATTTTTGTAACTATAGTAAGTAACAAATTAATGAATTATTCTTATGAGTAACAGACATACAACACTGATGCATATGAATCGACTGGAATTCATGGGTTCTAATAATATTTAAGTATATATTAGTTCTTTTTTGGTTCATAAAAATATGAAAATCATAGAAAGtaagatgacatgtatctcaatttcTACAAGGAAAGAGAACGATGTGATTTGATGGATAGGATATGAATTTTTCTATCGAGTCTAGGCTAATATTTCTTTTTCTTTAAACTATGAAGGATTGCTTCCTATCCTATATAAGAAcaggaatccattcctacaaatGAAAGAGCTTTGGACGAACTTTTTCTATAAAATTTAAAACCTTTAGTATTCCTACGAAGTTCCCGTAAATCAAAGGAGGCCTTAAATCGTGAAATTGTAGTGGGTCGCTAAGAGATATATTAGGTTGGCTATAGATGACACAATAACTTTATTTATTAGTCATGCTCTAATAGATTCGGGGCATGATAGACTCACCGAAGAGAACATTATCATGCAAATAAAAAACTAAAACATCTGTCTTTTCTTGGTCTCCTTCCCCGTTTCCACAACCTCTCTGGTCACTCGTTTGGGGCGATTGGAAGATAATTAATTTCGGGTTGTATATGTTAATATGTTTGTCAAACTTAAAGAATTTTGACGTAAAGCTAGAACTATAATTAATTTGAAATGGAGAGCACGGGAGAAATTCCCCGTATATAGATAGATGATCATAAACTGCAACCGGTGTCACTAGGAATTCGCAGCACTCTGGTAGTCGCGATCAACCAACAGCACAGGTTAATTTGGGAAAGCTAGATAGATAAACCAGgtacagagagagagagagagaggagagggaatCGTGGAGCGCGTACCGCGAGGATGAAGCCCCAGTTGCTGACGGGTCCCCAGAAGTGCGTGGTCTTGGGGCCGACGGGGCTGTTCAAGAACGCCTTGAGCGCCGTGGCCATGGCCGATGACCTCGCCCCCTCTACGGCTGCTTGCTTGCCGTCCGCGGGCGCGGGTGGAGTGGACTCGTGGAGACGGCCAACGGCTGAGGAACGGGCTTCCGAGCTTGTGGGGGGTGGGTGGGGGCAGCGAAATAAGAAGATGATTTAACGGAGAGTAGGCGCACTGTCCCACTCATGCACTTGCGTGCGCAGGTCCATCACATGATCTGGAAATGATGCGGCCATGCCCATGCGGGGGCACTGTACATGGAGTGGATATGCACTGCACCGTGAGCTGATTAGGCTCCACCGCGTTCGTGGCATGGGCGGCTAGCTCGAATACTTTGAGGTGAGCGCGCTCTTGTTCCTACCACATACGATCGTATCGCCGCCGGGTGGTTGGAGCATTTGAATTACTCGCTCCACGTAACCGAGGGCAGATCGGCATGCCTAGCCGAGGCTCAGCGTAGCTGGATTTGCCCTCATCACCTGTCTGCTTGTACGTGATAGTTAATTGCTTGTACAGTATTTAAACTGAAAGGGAGA from Triticum urartu cultivar G1812 unplaced genomic scaffold, Tu2.1 TuUngrouped_contig_5276, whole genome shotgun sequence encodes the following:
- the LOC125529005 gene encoding uncharacterized protein LOC125529005; the encoded protein is MKVLDVKCGIGRPLREIPRFRSPPRTGNMEACLSLEPSKKIIGSFGTFETAVLHVANASQLQALRRPRQESVKPNHLLTNASSIRMCVVSISSLLASTWRKKTWNVQQSYMKHSERSLIELPLEIFAASVNSCFMFYRANLHFHVKHG
- the LOC125529006 gene encoding mitochondrial pyruvate carrier 1-like; translation: MATALKAFLNSPVGPKTTHFWGPVSNWGFILAGMADMNKPPELISGHMTAVMCVYSGLFMRFAWVVRPRNYFLMATHASNESVQLYQLSRYARAQGYLEKKEPEAQQ